ATTTTCACTATTTCTTTTATTGCCCGATTTATCCGCCGTGGTGGACGCTTCTTTGCCGGGCTTAATAATTTCCCCGACTTGCTTTCTTCAATATTGAATTATCTAATGTCAATTCTGCTACTATTTTTTTAAATCGACTATTTTCTTGTTCCAATACTTTCATTTTTTTGCTTGATCTATTCGTATGCTTCCATATTCTTTCCGCCATCGGTAATATGTCTGTTCATGTATTCCTAATTGTTTACATATCAGATCTATACTCTTACCTTCCGTATGCATTACTTCTGCTTCTCGCAGTTTATTTATGATTTGTTCTGTTGTAAATTTAACCCTTCCCATATTTTTTCTCCTTTTAATCCTAATATAACATTTGGATCACTTTTTGGGGGGCACGTCAAATAAACCACCATAATTACTGTTATTCAGTAGGTAGAATATTAAATTATATTTATTGTGGTAAGTCCACTTCTACTGAAATTAAATTTGAATAATTTTTCACTATTATAAACTTCTTATATCATTACAAATTAAACTTAAATATTATTATTTTTTTTCATAGAGTATTTTAATACTCATATTATAAAATATTAAAAGAGAGTAATTAATTCTTTGCTCAACAAATGATTTTGTAAATTGGTTTAAAAAATATAAAGATCTTATTGTGGGTAAAGCTAAATTTTTTTAATTTAAATATTAATTTTTTTTAAATTAACTAAAGTTTTTAACGTTTACACATTGGCAATTGTGGTGCATTTGAAAAACAATAACCCAACATTTATACAAATGTCCAATAAAATTATAAATGTTGAATATGCAGCTGTTAACCTCACTATTGCCAATATGATGTTGTTATCGTTATTTTTTATTTATTATCAATTTGTTCTTCTATAAGTTTCTCTAAAATCAGTTCCAGCTTTTCATCCAACGTTTTGTTTCCAATAATTTCCAAAATCGGGCTTTCAGATTTCCTCAACCAGATTTGATGCGCTTTTAAAGTTCTATTTGCAATTCCAGTATTGTTGTCATAATCTGTCGCCCAAGTAATAAAGTCACTAAACTGTTTTAATCTTTTTTCGTCTGTGAAAATGATGTTACCATATCTCTCAAATTCTCGTTTTTTAAGTCTTTCTAATCTTATCTTATTTGGAAGATATAGGAAAATTATTAAATCAAATCTTGGGAATAGATTTCCTCCCCAATGAATAATTGAACCACCCAATATCCAGTTTTCAGTTTGCCTTAAGTCTTTTATAATAAGCTTATTTCTTTTATTTGGGTCTCGTCTTTGAGTGAATGGTGGTTCTGTTTTTATCCAAAAATAATCATCACTATCAAAATATTTTATGCCTAATTTTATGGCTAATAATTGTCCTAACGTTGTTACCCCACTCCCTGATGCACCCAAAATATATAGTTTCATTGTCTAATTATGTTGTCATAAAAGTACAGCTAACTTTTGTTAGTTGCATGTATGCATTTTTAATTAAAATTCATATTACCAAGGTATTCTAGTGCCTTTGTGTACTAATTGACCGTGAGGAAACTGGTCTCTTGCAATTGTTACGAGACTAACAACTGTACTTGCTCCTTCTTCAACTTCCATAGGCGCAGCATCTGTGCCTAAGTCAGTCTTTACCCACCCGGGATGCGCTGCTGCAACTGCTATCCCCTTAACTTCTAATGTTTTTGATTGAATTTGAGTTAGCATATTTAGACCAGCCTTTGATGTCGCATATCCCACAGTCATGAAACCTGAAATATACTTCCACATTTTCTCTGCTGCATCAATTGAACCTAATTGCGAAGAATGGTTAATCACCCTTGCATCGTCACTCAATGAAAGCAGTGGCACTAATGCTTCTGTGATTGCATAAGGGGCGATAAGGTTGGTTTCTAGTGTACGACGAATCTTTTCCGAATTTGTTGGTTGTCCGTCCCATTCAATAGCAATTCCAGCGTTATTTACTAAAATATCCAGTTTCCCGAAATTTTTTTCGAGATATTCCGCAAGATTGTCAATATCGGAAACACTTGTAACTTCAAGTGACACAGAATGAGCATCGCAACCTGATGCAACAAGTTCTTCAACCGCTTTTGAACCTGCATTTTGGTCACGAGCTGTGAGCACAACTGTATATCCGAGTAAACCTAATTGTCGTGCTATTTCTTTGCCAATTCCTTTGTTTGCTCCAGTAATCAGAGCTACTTTTCCAATTTTATTTTCCATAAAATTACTCCATTGATTTATAAATATTTAATATGTTTTTTAGTTTGACATATGTTGCAACTAACTTATTATTACATGCAATTATACAAAATTTCAGTTAATTTAATAAGTTTACTGCGGATAAACCATCATGTTAGGTATTATAGAGCAGTTAAACAATAAAATTATATTTATTTAGGGAAGTCCATATCTATTAAAATTAATAAATGTATTTTTCAGCATTTTAAACTTCCCTTAAGAACACAAATTAAACTTAAATATATAATTTTAAATTTTAAAGTTAGTCGAAAAATATTTATTATAAATAAGAAATAAACAGGGAATTAGACACTTAATTGTTTCTTCAATCAGCGGAGCTTAACAAACCCTTGCTGAAAAGCTGTTATTTCGGTATGAATTTTTAGATAGGCTTAACTGCGGAGTTAAATTAAGAAGTGAGTAAATCCCATCTGTAAGATGACATTCATCACCAAGATTTAGAATTGTTTTTCCAATCAGTGCTTGATTCTTCACAATTAAAACCTCAGATGCGGAGCTTATCTTTTTAAGATCAACTTTCTTCTTAGTCCAAAGTCTGACTTCGGAAACTACCTTGATTTCCAGTTTAGGTTGTTCTCATTTTACACATCCGTTCTTTTTAACCTTGTACGCTTCTCCCATTTCTGAATTATGTATATCATCTGAAAAGCTGTTCCTTTTGTTCCATTTATCCATAAAATGCTGTCGTGAACTGCCGATTTGGATTTGTAAATCTCATACGACATCGCCAAAAAAATTGTTCTTTCTGAACCTTCTTAAGTTAATTGAGCTTATCAATAAAGATGATATTTACAAAATGATTTTCCTCCTTAGTTTAGTTGATTTTAATTTGAAATTTAAAATGAAAGGCTATTCTTTACGGTAAGGGTTATGTCTTAATTGATTTTATTGTTTTAATAGTAGCAAGTTTCTTAATGATTAGCGGTAGTTCATTTCTATCTTTTACCTGATATCAATTTTATTGTATTTCGTTTTAAGTCGTCATACGCACCATTATCTTGATTACTGAAAACAATGAATGTAATTTCTTGCTTAGGAAAATATCTAAACTCAAAATTAACTCCTTTTGCTGTTCCACCATGTCCATATGTTTTTTCATTATCAAAAGTTTGAATGATAAAACCGTATCCGTAATTTTCTGTAGTATCATATCCTTTGTTATGAATAGTAATCATTTTTTGAAAGGATACAGATGAAACGATACGATTGGTTCTAAGAGCCTCAGAAAAATTAAGCATATCAAAAGCATTTGAATAAACTCCACCTGCAGAACTACCTCTTCCAGTACCACTTTCAAGTTTAATCCATTGGTTGCCTTCTTCGTTTCGTTTCAAACGGGTAACAATGTTTGGGTGATTGGCATAAAAAAAACCACTATTTACCATATTCGCTTTGTCTAAAATATTTTTCTTTACAAAAGTAAAATAATCCATTCCCGAAACTTTTTCCAATATAGCTCCAAGTAAAATATAATTTGAATTGTTGTATTCATATTCCATTCCTGAATCGTTTTTCAATCCTGCTTCCAAAACCATTTTTAAATGATCGTCAATGGATTTAGCCTTATAAAAGGCATTACTTTTTTGTCCCCACCAATACTGCTCCACTCCTGAAGTATGCGTAAGCAAATGATGAATAGTAATTTTATTCGCTTTGGTTTTGTCGGCAAATCCTTCAATATATTTTGTAATTTTATCGTTGTAATTTATTTTGTTTTCTTCTACCAACTTGGCAATGCAAAGAGCAGTAAACATTTTGCCACCAGAAGCAATACCAAACAAAGAATTTTTATCAATTGGCAATGTTTTCTCCAAATCCGAATATCCAAAATACCTCTCAAACAGAACTTTATTACCTTTAGCAATTAAAATACTCCCTGATAAATCATTATCAGACTGCAATTTTGTAATATAATTGTTTAGCCATTTTATGGTTTCATCTTGCTCTATGGTTCCATTAGGCAGATTAATTGGTTCAGCAACTTCTGCAATAAAAGCTAAACTATTTATTTTATAAGTTTGAGTATTATCCATATATAACTGAAAATCTTGCCACATCACATCACCTTTTTTCTTTGCATAAATGTGCATTACATAAACAATACCAGAAGGCTTATTAAATTGATTGATTTCTGAATGATGATAATCCAAGGGCGAATATGTAGATTGAAGTGTGTTGAAAAGATTTACCATAGCATCTATACCTTTCTCTGTAATCAATTTTTCTGAAAATACTTGAGAAACAATTTCCTTCTTACTTTCACTAGATGGGTTATTAATCCCTTCAATAAATAAAACACCAATTTCATTTGCTTTGATTGAAAAATCATTTTGATTATATAGTGTGTTTAATGTTAAAAATAAGGATAGGAAAGTATAAATTGCATTTTTCATATCGTAATTATTTAATTATTTTTTTTATTCTAAATATTTGATTGAATTATATCTTACGTCCGCGGCTAAGCACAGTAAGGGATTAAAATGCACTAACCTATCAACCGTAAACATATATAATTTATAACTCTGAAAACCGCAAGCCACCTGACCCCCGTATTGAGTATGAGCCGATGTTAGCCTTCGTAAATTTTATTTCTTTATAGCATTAATCAATACAAATGGAATACTTAGCTTTATTCCTCCAAATTCCTTTGATAGATTATTTAAGCGTAATTCAATTGTTCCAAATATTTGTTCAATCATATTTGCCGGCAAGAATCTTATCCATGAATCCATAAATGCTAATCGGATAAAATAATGATTTAACATTGCTGTCCCATTAGCGAATTTATAATTAAATTGATTACGTTCTAAATCCTTAATCACAAATCCATTATCCTCAATCCTTTCTATTAATCTATCAATTGATGGACGCTTATGCGAAATATGCTGGCGCATTAATTCAATCTCTTTTGGCATATTTAACTCATCCAATACTTTCTCTAATTCATTATAGAATTCAATCATGCTCAAATCTGTATTTAAAGTCTGAACAAATTGTCCTCCCAGTTTCATTACCCTTGAGCATTCGGTTAGAACTTTGTCTATATCAGTAACATTGTTAATTCCGTTATTACTTGTAATCAAGTCAATTGAATTCGTGTCCAATGGAATTGATTCAGCAATACCTTCGATTAACTTAACATTCTTTATCCTATAATAATCAATCTTTTTGTTTACACGTTCAAAAGTCTCCTTCCATGGGTCAATTCCATAAATCGTAGAAGTATTACCAAGTCTCAATGCGAGTTCGGTTAATGGAAATCCAACACCAAATCCAATATCTAAAACTGAAATGTTTGTCCTATATTCTACGTAGTCTAGTAATTTAAGTCCAAATGGAGCCGACCAGATTGATAATTCATCTGCAACATCAATATATTTAACAAAATCAAAATCGTTATTTAAATATTCCTTCATAATTATATCATTGCGTTAGAGACTCTTTTATAGGGGTTCCTTATTATTATATGCAACTAATCAAAATTTCATTTACTTTAGTAAGTTTACTGCGGAAAAACCATAATTAGTGCTATTCATTAGATAAACTATTAAATTATATTTATTGCGTGAAATCCACTCTAAAAAATAAATAAGACTAATTTTTCAGTATTTTAAACTTCCTTTATGTCTATAAATTAAACTTAAATATATTATTCTTTTTTTCAAAAAATATTTTAATATTCACATTATAAAATATTAAAAGAGATTATATAATTCCCAAATCCACAAATGATGTAAAACCATTATCTGTAAATATCATATGATCCAATACTGAGATATCTACAATTTTACCGGCTTCTACTAATTTCTGTGAATTTGATTGAACGAAATTCTAACTTATTAAACCTAGGAAATTTAAAGAGTTTGCAAGCTTTGTTTTAATTATATGACAAAGCTTGCAAAAGGCTCAATATGGTGTTTTTGAGTAACGTCAATTCAATAAATATTTTTGTAAAAATAAAATGGTTGCCAATTGTTCATATGTCCAGTTTTCTTTTTTCCTAAATCCATGCCCTTCATCTTTGGCTAATAAGTACCAAACTTCATTGCCTTTTTCCTGCATTTTAATTTTCATTTGTTCCGATTCCGATGCTGGCACTCTTGGGTCATTCAGTCCTTGGACAATTAATAATGGTTTAGTAATTTTGTCAACATTGTTAGCAGGTGAAATCTTTGTCAAGAATTCCTTCATGTTGGGATCACGCTCATCACCATATTCTACCCTTCTTAAGTCTTTTCGATAGTCTTCGGTGTTTTGTAAAAAAGTGACAAAGTTACTAATTCCTACAACATCTACCCCACAACGAATTCGATCGTTAAAGTGAGTTAGTGATGCAAGTACCATGTAACCACCATATGAGCCTCCTGTTATGGCAATTTTTGAAGCATCTAGCTCTGGTTGTGCTGAGATCCAATCCAGAAGTTTACCAATATCTTGCACAGATTCTTCCCGTTTATAACCATTATCTAATTTAAGATATGATTTACCATATCCCGCAGATCCACGCACATTTGGTTCAATTACAGCAACCCCTATTTCATTAGTCAGAAAACTTCGGAATGCATCGAAGTATGGTATAGATTGTCCCTCTGGTCCACCATGTATTTCAATAACAACAGGTATTTTTCCGTTGACATTTGACGGCTTATAATAAAAAGCTGGGATTTTTCTTGGTTTACCATTTACTGTATCAAATGTTTCGTACTCTATTAAAGTTGGCAAAACAAATTTACTATTATCAAGTCCTCCAATTTCACTGTAAGTCCACTGAGTAAGTTTATTGGTTAATAAATCATACGAATAAATATCACTTGGTGATTTTGGCGAATTAATCAAGAGGCTGAATAGTGTGCCATTAGGATGGAATTCGATAGGATATATTATACCTTGCGGTAATTCGCCGATTGGTTTATACTCATTACTTGGCATAACCAAACTATACAATTTGTTAGTACCATTTTCATTAACTGAAAATACCAACGAATTCCTTTGTTTATTTATAATAAAACCATCTACATCCCAATTCATTTCTTTTGTTAGGATTGTTGACTTTTTAGTGGCAACATCGTAATATTTCAAAGTCATAAATTCACCACCTTCATCGGAAATATAGTAAATACCTTTCGAATCAGCAGTCCACGCACAACTTCCATAGGATACATCTTCTTTTGCTGAAGGATTAATTTGCTCTAAAGAGCCAGTTTCTATATCAAGAAAGTAAATTAGAGATTTGTTGGCAGATATATAATTGGTAACAATAACTTTTTCCCCTTCTTTACTCCAGTCAATTGGAGCCCAGTTACCCTCCCGTTCAAGGATTGATTTGACATTCTTCATATCATCCATTTTTCCAAGATACAAATCGTAATCTTTCATATTACGTCTCGTACTTGTGTAAATAAACTTTGTTCCATCTTCAGACCATAAAACGTTTGAATTTTGAGTTCTTCCACCGTCGGATATCATTTCATATTTTCCGTTTGATAAATCAAACCAATGAAGTTGTCTAAATTCATTACCGCCAATATCTTTTGTAAACATAAAACCATTATATAATGGATTCGGGCAAAAATTGCCCCCTGAAACTGGTTCTTTGAAAAATGTCAACTGTCTTCGTGCCCCACCAGGCATGTTTATTATATGAATTTGTGACGTCTCGCCAAACCGAGTGCTCATAAGCATAGCATCTCCATTTGGACTCCAACCTGATGGTGATGAGCCTCGTGTATTTTGATATTGGTTCAACCTATCCCTTAGCTCGTTGGGAATATCAGGAATATTTTCAATAACAAGATTACCGATTTCCTTCTTAGTTTGACCTGTAATTTTATATGTTATAAAAATACAAGCAATAATTGCTGCTAAAAAAATGTACTTTTTCATAATATTAGCTTTATTAGTTTTGAAATATGCGTTAATTATTTAAACTCCACAATAATTTGAATGTAATTTATACAAAAAAGTTCACTGAGAAAGTTCTCGGAATACATTGTACAATTTGAATTAAAAGTGAATACATCTGCTGGGTTCAAAAATAATAAAGAATAATAAACCCAAAAGTTATTTAATTCTCAATCTTGTGAACTTATTTTACACCATTAAAGAAAACTTAAAAATATTATTTAAGTATTCAAATACTAAAATTATATCAAAGACATTTAGTGCATAATTAACTAATTTGTCTTCATTCTGCGGAACTTAGCAAACCACTGCTGAAAAGCTGTTATTGAGGTAAGAGTTTTTAGACTGGCTGAAATGAGGAGTCTGTAAAATAATTTGAGTAAATGGGATTTATCATGATTAAAATTCCTGAAATCTATCCTTAAAATAAACAGAAAAATTAGAAAGAATAAACGCCCAATTTTGAATTGGCATCCTCCATTTTTTAGATAAATCTCTGTAAGCCAAATATAACATTTTTTAAGAGCTTCATCGTTTGGGAAAAGAGCTCTGTTTTTAGTTACTTTTCTAAATTGACGATGCACAGATTCCACTGCATTCGTGGTATAAATAACCGTTCTAATTTCTTGGGGATATTTGATAAATGTAGCAAGATTATTCCAATTATTTCTCCAAGATCTGATAGCAAGAGAATATTTATTTGTCCAATTTTCTTCCAAAGAGTCAAGATTTAATATAGCAGCTTCTTCAGTTGGAGCTTTATAAACTTCTTTTAGTTGATTCATAAATTTCTTTTGGTCTTTTGAAGCAACATATTTTAGCGTATTTCTTACTTGCCTGCTGCAAGCAGGTTTGGTGAATAACACAAAGCTGGATTTCAGCTTTTGGGAAAACAGAATTCATTGCTTCGTGGAATCCTTTCAATCCATCAATTGATGCAATGAAAATATCTTCAACACCTCGATTCTTTAGTTCTGTTAAAACATTAAGCCAGAAGTTTGATCCTTCTGCTTCACCGACCCATTATCCAAGTAGATCTTTGTGTCCTTCAATATCAACCACAATTACCTTTTGCATATAACTCAAGATTGGAAATTGTATCAATTAATTTCCAGTAAGAAATTTGTTGGAATTATGAGAAGTGAGCGAATTTATTAATTCCATTTTTTTAGTATTTTTATTTTAATAATTGGATATATAGTATTTTAGATTGAAACTATTAATTGGATACTTAAAGGTTATTTTAATAGTTTTTACACATACCTAAAGTAACTATTTATTATTGTGTATGTTCCATTTTTATAAATTTAAAGGAAATAAAATATGAACCTTACATTTGAAAATATTTATTCAAATATTTCACATGAACAATTGAAAACATCGCAAATAATTGCAATTGCCTTAGGACTTGGAATTTCTTTATTTTTTGGTGTAACAATGATTATGTATTATAACAATTTACCAAATGATCCAAATGTTTATGAAGAACCAAATAATTTATTATACCTTAAATTTGTGTGCATTTTGGTTTTCTTTACTACTTTAGTTCTATCATATTTCCAACCAACAAGAATAGTAAAAGCTCAATTTGAAACCTTGAAAAATACAGACTCATCAAAAGTTGATATTAATTCTTTAGAAGCAATTCACAGAACCTATTTAATTATCAGACTTGCAATATTGGAAGGTGGAGGACTATTTGGGTTAGTAATCTTTTTTTTAAGTGTACTTGATTTTACGATATATGCATTCCCTATTTATTGGATTTGTGTCATTCCAGCTTTGGTGATGGTTCTTCATGTAATTTTACTTTTTCCAACTAAAACAAAAGTAAGCAATTATATTTTAGAAAATTTGCAGTCAGAAAATTTCTGAAAAGTATTGATTTACTTTATATGTCATTAAAAATTGACTTTATGTGTTCATTTTAAAACTATATTTTACATTATCTATAAAATATATGAGGTGTAAATGTTTAGTATTAAAAAGAATATTTATGTTCTATATTTATCAATTTTTGTCAGCAACTTATTTGCTCAAACCAATAACTCTATCGAAGTATCCGGAGGGTTTATTTTTCCAATGAGTTCAACAAATGGACTTATAGGTAACATTCAATTCAATTATCCATTAACTGATGATTTTTATTTGTACATTTATACCGGATATTCAGAATGGGATAAATTTAAAATTTCAATTGATTATAGGTATTCTGAAATTGAAAGTACGATAAATAATCAGAAGAGATTTATTCCTTCATATTCCGCGAATAGTCATATAAAAATTCCTTTATACCTGGGAACAAGACTAAATTTCAGAACAAATAAATTATTTACTTCATTTATAAATTTTGAATTTGGATATTCATATTTAAGTTATAACAGTTATGATAAATGGAATCCGGTTTATTCAAATTCAGGTGAAGTAATAAATTATATTCCTGAAGAAGCTACCAAAGAAAAAAATACTGAATATTTATTTGGAATAGCTATTGGACTTGGAGCTTCAATACCAATATCAAAAGATTTGAATGTAATATTAAATTATAAAGTTAATTCAAGTACAAATTTCAAATACATTGAAATGTTAAGTATAAGAGGCACTAATTCAATGTTAGTTGGTGGTGTAAATTTCATTATTTAATATCTGTTTAAAATTTAAAATACACTAGTTCTTAATAGTTGTTTCTGAATATTAAAATCACAATCATAAACTATTTATTTAAATAATATATTTATTGCGATTAGATTTTACTACTTATTTGTAAAATAAGGTAGATAAAACTCATTTATTTTCGATAATTTTTCATTTAATATTAAATCACTTATGGGAAAATAAATGAAACCTTTCTTCATATCCTTTTTTTTTATTTTGATTTTCACTTCTTCCTTTTTTTCACAAGATATCGAAAAAGAAATTTTGAATTATAATGACATTGATATTCAAATAATTGGTAAATCGAGAAAATTAATTATTGATAAATTAAAAGAAGGCGATTTTAATAAAGTAAGAGAAATTCTAAACTATCTTGATAATAAATTTGATACTTCAAAAGTTATTGTATTTTGGGATACTGAACGATGGCAAATTGAATATTTAATAAATAATTTAAGTTATATTTTAAATTCGTCAAAAATATTCAAACACTCTTCGTATGAATATCTAAATACGAAACTTCAAGCGCCGCAAGATTTGATTTGGCAAGAAATTAAAGAATTAACAAAATCAAAATATTCTGAATTACAAAATAACATTGAAGTAAGTTTGCTAAACAATGAAGAAAAGGATTTGCTAAATCTGACATTAAATTATTTAGTACAGGATGAAGTTGAAAGAAAAATAACACAAGAAAATGTAAATTCTCAAGCAGATATATTTTTGGAAAAATATAAATATTCCAGTTACACATATTTTGTAAGAAATTACATTAGGTTTGTTTATAAATTTTCTGATTGGGCATATGGATATGGAATTGATTTAGGATTTGGTTCATTTACTGATGGAACTATACATTATATTAAAAGTTATTTGCCTTTAGGAATGCAATTGGATTTATATTATAAAGATTTTGTGTCAAGTCTAAGATTTTCTGCCGGAGTGATTAGTAAAGTAAAACAAGAATTTGAGTATATAGGTATTTGGAAAAAAGATTTAAAACTAAATATATACCATGCAGAATTATCTTTAGGATTTCCGATAATGTATTTTTCAAATCTTAGAGTTAATCCATATGCTGGAGTTGCACTTGGCAATATTTCTCCCCCATCCGAAGTTGCAAAAGAAGATGGCAATGATGTCGATCTTGGAACTGAATTCGGATTTGTTTTTGGTTTTAATACAACTATAAGTTTTTCAAGCACTGTAAACAAATTTGATGATTTTTCTTTATTCGGTGATTGGTTATTAAATATAAGATTCGGTTACAGTACGGTATCATTTAAGGACCGAAATCCACTATTAAATGGCAATACCTATTTTATTACCTTGGGTTTCGGGGGAATTTCTAGGTCTTTATTTAGAGATTTGTAAAAACTTTTATTTCTACTTCCTGACATTTTGTAAAAATATGAAAGATGAAATAATTTCCTACCATAAAATGTGTGATAGAGAAAATGTTCAAATTTTTACATCCTTATTTTTTTAAATTTGAAAAGTTAAGTTGGAGTTATTGTCTCATTTTAGTTTCTGATAATTTTGTGTATTTTCTGAACAAATTAATTTCAGAAATGAAACCAACTCAACTACACAAAAGGGTAATCATGTGAAACGAAAATGGTGAAAGGTGAAAGGTGAAAGGTGAAAAGTCAAAATAAAAATGGATAATTCTAAATTCTTTTTTAGTTTTTTAGATTTCTCCGCGGAAGGATTTTGAGATTAATTCTCCTTTTAAATTTATGTCTT
The nucleotide sequence above comes from Ignavibacteriota bacterium. Encoded proteins:
- a CDS encoding S9 family peptidase, which codes for MKKYIFLAAIIACIFITYKITGQTKKEIGNLVIENIPDIPNELRDRLNQYQNTRGSSPSGWSPNGDAMLMSTRFGETSQIHIINMPGGARRQLTFFKEPVSGGNFCPNPLYNGFMFTKDIGGNEFRQLHWFDLSNGKYEMISDGGRTQNSNVLWSEDGTKFIYTSTRRNMKDYDLYLGKMDDMKNVKSILEREGNWAPIDWSKEGEKVIVTNYISANKSLIYFLDIETGSLEQINPSAKEDVSYGSCAWTADSKGIYYISDEGGEFMTLKYYDVATKKSTILTKEMNWDVDGFIINKQRNSLVFSVNENGTNKLYSLVMPSNEYKPIGELPQGIIYPIEFHPNGTLFSLLINSPKSPSDIYSYDLLTNKLTQWTYSEIGGLDNSKFVLPTLIEYETFDTVNGKPRKIPAFYYKPSNVNGKIPVVIEIHGGPEGQSIPYFDAFRSFLTNEIGVAVIEPNVRGSAGYGKSYLKLDNGYKREESVQDIGKLLDWISAQPELDASKIAITGGSYGGYMVLASLTHFNDRIRCGVDVVGISNFVTFLQNTEDYRKDLRRVEYGDERDPNMKEFLTKISPANNVDKITKPLLIVQGLNDPRVPASESEQMKIKMQEKGNEVWYLLAKDEGHGFRKKENWTYEQLATILFLQKYLLN
- a CDS encoding methyltransferase domain-containing protein, yielding MKEYLNNDFDFVKYIDVADELSIWSAPFGLKLLDYVEYRTNISVLDIGFGVGFPLTELALRLGNTSTIYGIDPWKETFERVNKKIDYYRIKNVKLIEGIAESIPLDTNSIDLITSNNGINNVTDIDKVLTECSRVMKLGGQFVQTLNTDLSMIEFYNELEKVLDELNMPKEIELMRQHISHKRPSIDRLIERIEDNGFVIKDLERNQFNYKFANGTAMLNHYFIRLAFMDSWIRFLPANMIEQIFGTIELRLNNLSKEFGGIKLSIPFVLINAIKK
- a CDS encoding beta-lactamase family protein; translation: MKNAIYTFLSLFLTLNTLYNQNDFSIKANEIGVLFIEGINNPSSESKKEIVSQVFSEKLITEKGIDAMVNLFNTLQSTYSPLDYHHSEINQFNKPSGIVYVMHIYAKKKGDVMWQDFQLYMDNTQTYKINSLAFIAEVAEPINLPNGTIEQDETIKWLNNYITKLQSDNDLSGSILIAKGNKVLFERYFGYSDLEKTLPIDKNSLFGIASGGKMFTALCIAKLVEENKINYNDKITKYIEGFADKTKANKITIHHLLTHTSGVEQYWWGQKSNAFYKAKSIDDHLKMVLEAGLKNDSGMEYEYNNSNYILLGAILEKVSGMDYFTFVKKNILDKANMVNSGFFYANHPNIVTRLKRNEEGNQWIKLESGTGRGSSAGGVYSNAFDMLNFSEALRTNRIVSSVSFQKMITIHNKGYDTTENYGYGFIIQTFDNEKTYGHGGTAKGVNFEFRYFPKQEITFIVFSNQDNGAYDDLKRNTIKLISGKR
- a CDS encoding SDR family oxidoreductase translates to MENKIGKVALITGANKGIGKEIARQLGLLGYTVVLTARDQNAGSKAVEELVASGCDAHSVSLEVTSVSDIDNLAEYLEKNFGKLDILVNNAGIAIEWDGQPTNSEKIRRTLETNLIAPYAITEALVPLLSLSDDARVINHSSQLGSIDAAEKMWKYISGFMTVGYATSKAGLNMLTQIQSKTLEVKGIAVAAAHPGWVKTDLGTDAAPMEVEEGASTVVSLVTIARDQFPHGQLVHKGTRIPW
- a CDS encoding adenylate kinase: MKLYILGASGSGVTTLGQLLAIKLGIKYFDSDDYFWIKTEPPFTQRRDPNKRNKLIIKDLRQTENWILGGSIIHWGGNLFPRFDLIIFLYLPNKIRLERLKKREFERYGNIIFTDEKRLKQFSDFITWATDYDNNTGIANRTLKAHQIWLRKSESPILEIIGNKTLDEKLELILEKLIEEQIDNK